A DNA window from Rhodococcus sp. Z13 contains the following coding sequences:
- a CDS encoding SDR family oxidoreductase: MSDEHERPAHVIDYPGETGDMAERPTDEMRDYTGRGLLSGRKALITGGDSGIGRAVAVAFAKEGADIAVAYLEEHEDAEHTAELVRREGRTCHLIPGDLADARHCRAVVAETVEQLGGLDVLVNNVGTQQPVDDLAELDEAQWRHTFAVNIDSFFHVTKAALDHLTPGGSVINTASVNGLRGNASLIDYSATKGAVIALTYSLAQALRDRRIRVNCVAPGPVWTPLIPATMDEEKVADFGQQAPFGRAAQPDEIAPSYVFFASDRMSSYYSGEVLAPLGGETMPG; the protein is encoded by the coding sequence ATGAGCGACGAGCACGAACGGCCGGCCCACGTCATCGACTATCCAGGCGAGACGGGCGACATGGCCGAACGACCCACCGACGAGATGCGTGACTACACCGGCCGTGGACTCCTTTCCGGCCGCAAGGCGCTGATCACGGGCGGGGACTCCGGTATCGGGCGGGCCGTCGCCGTGGCCTTCGCGAAGGAGGGCGCCGACATCGCCGTCGCCTATCTGGAGGAACACGAGGATGCCGAGCACACCGCCGAGCTGGTGCGCCGTGAGGGCCGCACCTGCCACCTGATCCCGGGCGACCTTGCCGACGCGCGGCACTGCCGGGCCGTGGTGGCCGAGACCGTCGAGCAGCTCGGTGGCCTCGACGTGCTCGTCAACAACGTCGGTACCCAGCAGCCCGTCGACGACCTCGCCGAGCTCGACGAGGCGCAGTGGCGGCACACCTTCGCCGTGAACATCGACAGCTTCTTCCATGTCACCAAGGCCGCGCTCGACCATCTGACCCCCGGCGGTTCGGTGATCAACACCGCGTCCGTCAACGGGCTGCGGGGCAATGCCTCGCTCATCGACTACTCCGCCACCAAGGGCGCCGTGATCGCCCTGACCTACTCGCTCGCGCAGGCTCTGCGGGACAGGCGGATCCGGGTGAACTGCGTGGCGCCCGGCCCGGTGTGGACACCGCTGATCCCGGCCACCATGGACGAGGAGAAGGTCGCCGACTTCGGGCAGCAGGCCCCCTTCGGCCGCGCCGCCCAGCCCGATGAGATCGCGCCCTCCTACGTCTTCTTCGCCTCGGACCGGATGTCGTCCTACTACAGCGGGGAGGTGCTCGCGCCGCTCGGCGGCGAGACCATGCCCGGCTGA
- a CDS encoding iron-containing redox enzyme family protein gives MAHETRMCDSHDAALPIPRGPISAEVVERLRHPADDADWHVPTDGADAYGEDVQLALTVLYELHYRGFAGVDPAWEWAPGPLGVRGKLERLFLGRLREDVPASDDPQAVLEELCHESPEGWGVSHELAARGTWDTMREFFVHRSIYHLKEADPHALAIPRLSGRAKAALVAVEFDEYGGGHAERMHSRLFADLLRAAGLKDDYLGYLDVVPGVTLATVNFMSLCGLHRAYTPMLVGMFAAAEITTAPSARRMVEALERLGADDACVLFYSEHIEADAVHELVLRHDVVGYMLEQDPGCARDLSFGAQAIEFLEGRLGSHLLGSWSAGRISLLAPAGAAA, from the coding sequence ATGGCTCACGAGACCCGCATGTGCGACAGTCACGACGCGGCGCTGCCCATCCCCCGCGGTCCCATCTCCGCAGAGGTCGTCGAGCGGCTGCGGCATCCCGCCGACGACGCCGACTGGCACGTACCGACGGACGGTGCCGACGCCTACGGCGAGGACGTCCAGCTCGCCCTCACGGTGCTCTACGAACTGCACTACCGCGGCTTCGCGGGTGTGGACCCGGCCTGGGAGTGGGCACCCGGACCGCTCGGGGTGCGCGGGAAGCTGGAGCGGCTCTTCCTCGGTCGGCTGCGCGAGGACGTGCCGGCGAGCGACGACCCGCAGGCCGTCCTCGAGGAACTGTGTCACGAGTCCCCGGAGGGCTGGGGTGTCTCGCACGAACTCGCCGCCCGCGGCACGTGGGACACGATGCGCGAGTTCTTCGTCCATCGCTCGATCTACCATCTCAAGGAGGCCGATCCGCACGCGCTGGCGATCCCTCGTCTGTCGGGCCGCGCGAAGGCCGCCCTGGTGGCGGTGGAGTTCGACGAGTACGGCGGGGGTCACGCCGAGCGTATGCACTCTCGCCTGTTCGCCGACCTGCTGCGTGCGGCGGGCCTGAAGGACGACTATCTCGGCTATCTCGACGTGGTCCCGGGGGTCACCCTGGCGACCGTGAACTTCATGTCGTTGTGCGGCCTGCACCGCGCCTACACCCCCATGTTGGTGGGGATGTTCGCGGCCGCCGAGATCACCACGGCCCCGAGTGCCCGCCGGATGGTGGAGGCGCTGGAACGGCTCGGTGCGGACGACGCGTGCGTGCTCTTCTACTCAGAGCACATCGAGGCCGACGCCGTGCACGAGCTGGTGCTGCGTCACGATGTCGTCGGGTACATGCTCGAGCAGGATCCGGGTTGCGCCCGCGACCTGTCGTTCGGGGCGCAGGCCATCGAGTTCCTGGAAGGGCGCCTCGGCAGCCATCTACTGGGCAGCTGGTCGGCCGGGCGCATCTCCCTCCTCGCCCCCGCCGGGGCAGCGGCCTGA
- a CDS encoding NAD-dependent epimerase/dehydratase family protein, with the protein MTDTTRSALPRRIVVTGASGNVGTALLRRLAAHDPRPDIVAIARRIPPARDPYAGARWCSVDLADPDAAARLRPVMAGADAVVHLAWGFQPSHRRDYLGRVALDGTRAVTTAAAGAGVAHIVHMSSGAVYSRGSYGREVDETWSTDGVPSCTYSVDKVRAERFLDEFETDPGAPLLTRFRPGFIGQFVAGNGLERYVLPELVPSAITDHLPVLPMDRSLAVPAVHSDDVADAIVAALEQRVAGPFNLASPAPVRADDFAEPFGCPIVPLPHRVLSIVAEATWRLRLQPVEGGWIDLAYNTPLLDCTRAARELGWTPHHTGPDAWAETVRGMRSRAGTDSPVLHPRTARQRMAALVERGPIDHRIPS; encoded by the coding sequence ATGACCGACACGACCCGCTCGGCTCTGCCACGGCGCATCGTCGTCACCGGAGCGAGCGGCAACGTCGGCACCGCGCTGCTGCGCCGTCTCGCCGCCCACGATCCTCGACCCGACATCGTCGCGATCGCGCGCCGGATCCCTCCGGCGCGCGATCCGTATGCAGGTGCGAGGTGGTGCTCCGTCGACCTCGCCGATCCCGATGCGGCCGCCAGGCTACGGCCGGTGATGGCCGGAGCGGACGCCGTCGTGCACCTCGCATGGGGCTTCCAGCCCTCCCACCGTCGCGACTATCTGGGGCGGGTGGCGCTCGACGGTACCCGCGCGGTGACGACCGCCGCGGCCGGGGCGGGGGTCGCGCACATCGTGCACATGTCGTCCGGGGCGGTCTACTCCCGCGGCTCCTACGGCCGCGAGGTCGACGAGACATGGTCCACCGACGGTGTGCCCAGCTGTACGTACAGCGTCGACAAGGTACGTGCAGAACGCTTCCTCGACGAGTTCGAGACCGACCCGGGGGCGCCTCTGCTCACCCGGTTCCGGCCCGGCTTCATCGGGCAGTTCGTCGCCGGCAACGGCCTCGAACGGTACGTCCTGCCCGAACTCGTCCCCAGTGCGATCACCGACCACCTGCCGGTACTGCCCATGGACCGCAGTCTCGCGGTGCCGGCTGTGCACTCCGACGACGTGGCCGATGCGATCGTCGCGGCCCTGGAACAGCGGGTGGCCGGACCGTTCAATCTCGCTTCGCCGGCGCCGGTGCGGGCCGACGACTTCGCCGAGCCCTTCGGGTGCCCGATCGTGCCGCTGCCCCACCGTGTGCTCTCGATCGTCGCGGAGGCGACCTGGCGGCTGCGGCTGCAGCCCGTCGAGGGCGGCTGGATCGATCTCGCCTACAACACCCCGCTGCTCGACTGCACCAGGGCCGCGAGGGAACTCGGCTGGACCCCGCACCACACCGGTCCGGATGCCTGGGCGGAGACGGTGCGCGGCATGCGCTCCCGCGCCGGTACCGACAGTCCCGTGCTGCACCCCCGCACGGCGCGCCAGCGGATGGCGGCCCTCGTCGAACGTGGTCCGATCGATCACCGCATCCCTTCGTGA
- a CDS encoding Dps family protein, which translates to MSKSSYTVPGLSDADGSRTAQILQERLSAYNDLHLTLKHIHWNVVGPNFIGVHEMIDPQVELVRGYADEVAERIAALGASPKGTPGAIEKNRTWDDYSVGRDTAQAHLAALDLVYDGLITDNRKAIDEVGKLDPITEDLLIGQTGQLEKFQWFVRAHLENASGALSNADASTEKEAAESAR; encoded by the coding sequence ATGTCGAAGTCGAGCTACACGGTTCCCGGTCTGAGCGATGCCGACGGTTCGCGTACCGCCCAGATTCTCCAGGAACGCCTGAGCGCCTACAACGACCTGCACCTGACGCTGAAGCACATCCACTGGAACGTCGTCGGACCGAACTTCATCGGCGTCCACGAGATGATCGACCCGCAGGTCGAGCTCGTGCGCGGATACGCCGACGAGGTCGCCGAACGGATCGCGGCGCTCGGTGCGTCCCCGAAGGGCACGCCCGGCGCTATCGAGAAGAACCGCACGTGGGACGACTACTCGGTGGGACGCGACACCGCCCAGGCCCATCTGGCGGCCCTCGATCTCGTCTACGACGGCCTGATCACCGACAACCGTAAGGCGATCGACGAGGTCGGCAAGCTCGATCCCATCACCGAGGACCTGCTCATCGGTCAGACCGGGCAGCTGGAGAAGTTCCAGTGGTTCGTCCGCGCCCACCTCGAGAACGCGTCCGGTGCGCTGTCCAACGCCGACGCCTCCACGGAGAAGGAAGCCGCGGAATCGGCTCGCTGA
- a CDS encoding DUF6131 family protein, with product MIILGLILLVVGFFTGISILTTLGVILLVIGVILAILGATGRAIGGRAHWY from the coding sequence ATGATCATTCTGGGTTTGATTCTTCTGGTGGTGGGATTCTTCACGGGAATCTCGATTCTCACCACGCTCGGAGTGATACTCCTGGTGATCGGCGTGATTCTGGCGATCCTGGGCGCAACCGGCCGGGCCATCGGCGGACGCGCACACTGGTACTGA
- a CDS encoding CDGSH iron-sulfur domain-containing protein has translation MKTPKITRVGPGDGEPRVVRQVRGGPTLVEGPVRIECDDGTAVESDRFVVAVCRCRRSAIHPLCDTSHRALRKD, from the coding sequence ATGAAGACTCCGAAGATCACCAGGGTCGGGCCGGGCGACGGTGAGCCGCGGGTGGTGCGGCAGGTGCGAGGTGGCCCCACCCTGGTGGAAGGGCCCGTCCGCATCGAGTGCGACGACGGCACGGCCGTGGAATCGGACCGCTTCGTGGTGGCGGTGTGCCGCTGCCGCCGCAGCGCGATCCATCCGCTCTGCGACACCAGCCACCGCGCCCTGCGCAAGGATTGA
- a CDS encoding HemK2/MTQ2 family protein methyltransferase codes for MTASLALDGSDSPRVWRLPGVYRPQEDSYLLANALADAGGTEDSHVLDFCTGTGFLAVNAAMMGAASVTAFDIAPRAVLTARMNAWTRRLPIRAHRGGLDAVLRHGPFDVVLSNPPYVPCDGEDRDPRWDAGADGRGVLDPLCDSLPALLTPGGFALIVHSEFTGVETTLRRLRDADLKASVVARRRIPFGPVLRSRADYLYASHLAEPGSTTEEVVVVRADRPHPGR; via the coding sequence GTGACAGCTTCCCTGGCACTGGACGGATCGGATTCGCCGCGGGTATGGCGTCTGCCGGGGGTGTATCGCCCCCAAGAGGATTCGTACCTGCTCGCGAATGCCCTGGCGGACGCGGGCGGGACCGAGGATTCGCACGTCCTCGATTTCTGCACCGGCACAGGATTTCTCGCCGTCAACGCGGCGATGATGGGGGCGGCCTCGGTGACCGCCTTCGACATCGCACCCCGCGCGGTGCTCACCGCCCGGATGAACGCGTGGACGCGGCGGCTGCCGATCCGTGCCCACCGGGGCGGTCTCGATGCGGTGTTGCGGCACGGCCCCTTCGACGTGGTGCTGTCCAATCCGCCCTACGTGCCCTGCGACGGCGAGGACCGCGACCCCCGCTGGGATGCGGGTGCCGACGGCCGTGGAGTGCTGGATCCGTTGTGCGACAGCCTTCCCGCACTGCTCACCCCGGGTGGTTTCGCCCTGATCGTCCACTCCGAGTTCACCGGCGTCGAGACGACCCTCCGCCGGCTGCGGGACGCCGACCTCAAGGCCTCGGTCGTGGCACGCCGGCGCATCCCCTTCGGTCCGGTGCTGCGCAGCCGGGCCGACTATCTGTACGCATCGCACCTGGCCGAACCCGGTTCCACCACCGAGGAAGTCGTGGTCGTCCGGGCCGATCGGCCCCACCCGGGAAGGTGA
- a CDS encoding phytoene desaturase family protein, whose product MTNETVDAVVIGAGPNGLTAAAALADAGWDVLVLEEQPEPGGAVRSAELHPGYLADLFSAFYPLGVVSPAFRELDLSAHGLRWARSPKAFGHPLGPDDEDAVVVSPDPEETAADLERRCAGDGRAWLELVEQWRHVRDPFLDLLLGPFPPVRGSIGFARTMKTGDLLRYVRMLALPVVRMSAELFGGRSARLLLLGNAMHADTPPEAPGSGVMGYILTMLGQDVGFPAPVGGAGALTAALVSRGESAGARVLCNRRVDAVEVSGGRASAVHTADGDRIAVRRAVLADTSAPALYGRLLPADAVGPRIRDDLRRFEWDTPVVKVNYALDGKVPWRSPSLRGAGTVHVGADTNTMIRWSADLATGVVPESPFLLFGQMTTTDPTRSPEGTESCWAYTHLPRGVTDDVSADHLAERVDAQLEAYAPGFGARVVGRAVQRPGDLEAADANLVGGAVNGGTAQVHQQLFLRPIPGFGGPRTPVEGVYLASAAAHPGGGVHGMGGWNAAQAALADHRRFAPITRRVRGTARRILFS is encoded by the coding sequence ATGACGAACGAGACCGTGGATGCGGTCGTCATCGGGGCCGGACCCAACGGGCTGACCGCCGCGGCGGCGCTCGCCGACGCGGGATGGGACGTGCTCGTCCTGGAGGAACAACCGGAACCGGGCGGTGCGGTCCGCAGCGCAGAACTCCACCCCGGTTACCTCGCCGACCTGTTCAGTGCGTTCTACCCACTCGGCGTGGTCTCGCCCGCCTTCCGCGAACTGGACCTTTCCGCGCACGGCCTGCGATGGGCCCGCTCACCCAAGGCGTTCGGGCACCCCCTCGGCCCCGACGACGAGGACGCGGTCGTCGTCTCACCCGACCCGGAGGAGACCGCCGCCGACCTCGAACGCCGGTGCGCCGGCGACGGCCGGGCCTGGCTGGAGCTGGTGGAACAGTGGCGGCACGTACGCGATCCGTTCCTCGACCTGCTGCTCGGACCCTTCCCACCCGTGCGCGGGTCCATCGGGTTCGCGCGGACGATGAAGACCGGCGACCTGCTGCGCTACGTTCGGATGCTGGCGCTTCCCGTCGTCCGGATGTCCGCCGAACTGTTCGGAGGACGGTCGGCACGGCTGCTGCTGCTCGGCAACGCTATGCACGCGGACACCCCGCCCGAGGCGCCGGGAAGCGGCGTCATGGGCTACATCCTCACGATGCTCGGACAGGATGTCGGCTTCCCGGCCCCGGTGGGGGGTGCCGGGGCGCTCACCGCCGCCCTCGTGAGCCGCGGCGAATCGGCGGGCGCCCGGGTGCTGTGCAACCGGCGGGTCGACGCGGTGGAGGTCTCCGGCGGCCGCGCGAGCGCCGTGCACACCGCCGACGGGGACCGGATCGCGGTCCGCCGCGCGGTGCTCGCCGACACCTCGGCTCCGGCCCTCTACGGGCGCTTGCTGCCCGCGGACGCGGTCGGGCCCCGGATCCGCGACGACCTGCGTCGGTTCGAGTGGGACACCCCCGTCGTCAAGGTCAACTACGCCCTCGACGGGAAGGTGCCGTGGCGGTCCCCGTCGCTGAGGGGCGCCGGGACGGTGCACGTGGGTGCCGACACGAACACGATGATCCGATGGTCGGCCGACCTGGCGACCGGCGTCGTCCCCGAATCCCCCTTCCTGTTGTTCGGGCAGATGACCACCACCGACCCGACGCGGTCGCCCGAGGGCACCGAGAGTTGCTGGGCGTACACCCATCTGCCGCGCGGCGTCACCGACGACGTCTCCGCCGACCACCTCGCGGAACGGGTCGATGCGCAACTCGAGGCCTACGCACCGGGATTCGGTGCCCGGGTAGTGGGCCGCGCCGTGCAGCGGCCCGGCGATCTCGAGGCGGCCGACGCGAATCTCGTGGGCGGCGCCGTGAACGGAGGTACGGCGCAGGTCCACCAGCAGCTCTTCCTGCGTCCCATACCCGGTTTCGGGGGTCCCCGCACACCGGTGGAAGGGGTCTATCTCGCGAGCGCCGCCGCGCATCCCGGTGGGGGAGTGCACGGAATGGGCGGCTGGAACGCCGCGCAGGCCGCCCTCGCCGACCACCGCCGGTTCGCGCCGATCACGCGGCGGGTGCGAGGCACTGCCCGGCGGATCCTGTTCTCCTGA
- a CDS encoding SRPBCC family protein — MGRIASIETTVSSAGVWEILADGWRYASWVVGASRIREVDRTWPQVGSRIHHSVGLWPLVLDDSTEVKSVQSERELVLRARAWLFGKAEITLTLEPTGSGGTRITMAEHVVEGPYALVPDVVQEELVLPRNQECLKRLALIAEGVTV, encoded by the coding sequence ATGGGCAGGATTGCGAGTATCGAGACCACTGTGTCGTCGGCCGGGGTGTGGGAGATCCTGGCGGACGGCTGGCGCTACGCGTCGTGGGTGGTGGGCGCCTCCCGGATCCGCGAGGTGGACCGGACGTGGCCGCAGGTGGGCAGCCGGATCCATCATTCCGTCGGCCTGTGGCCGCTGGTGCTCGACGACAGCACGGAGGTGAAGTCCGTGCAGTCCGAACGCGAACTCGTGCTGCGGGCGCGGGCATGGCTGTTCGGCAAGGCCGAGATCACCCTCACGCTCGAACCCACCGGTTCGGGTGGCACACGCATCACGATGGCCGAACATGTGGTGGAGGGACCCTACGCCCTCGTCCCCGACGTCGTACAGGAGGAACTGGTGCTGCCCCGGAACCAGGAGTGCCTGAAACGACTCGCGCTCATCGCCGAAGGCGTGACCGTATGA